A genomic stretch from Camarhynchus parvulus chromosome 11, STF_HiC, whole genome shotgun sequence includes:
- the LOC115907940 gene encoding leukotriene B4 receptor 1-like codes for MKKVSLSVLLILNLAVADVLVLITLPIWIYSFVDSWVFGVIFCKMLVFIIYCSMYASIFLITALSLERLLAVFYPFTIQTYRRKEKISLIVFLIWFLSVAFGISVIPFQETEEMNGRLLCTCRNYSSNRQKVSYLLLETLAGFVIPFLIICTCYVCVARRISRMTYQSKQRSERLIASVVVAFILCWFPHHIFNILDVISVEIELSNEKMSLALEEIVDKGAYISGALVFISSCINPLLYAFAARRFQNHLRFAKMSKLFEQISQTVAEEDKKRNLVVAKHEDPLVGIENL; via the coding sequence atgaagaaagtaTCTCTTTCAGTCCTGCTGATCTTGAACCTGGCCGTCGCTGATGTCCTTGTACTGATCACTTTACCAATCTGGATTTACTCTTTTGTTGACTCGTGGGTTTTTGGAGTCATCTTCTGCAAAATGCtggttttcattatttactGCAGCATGTATGCCAGTATATTTCTGATTACAGCACTCAGCTTGGAGCGGCTACTGGCTGTGTTTTACCCTTTCACAATTCAAacatacagaagaaaagaaaaaatttctttgattGTGTTCCTCATTTGGTTCCTGTCTGTTGCCTTTGGCatttctgtcattccatttcAAGAGACAGAAGAAATGAACGGTCGACTTCTATGCACGTGTCGCAACTATTCTTCTAATAGACAGAAAGTGTCCTATCTTCTGCTGGAGACCCTTGCAGGTTTTGTAATCCCTTTCTTAATTATTTGCACTTGTTATGTGTGTGTTGCAAGAAGAATAAGCAGAATGACTTACCAATCCAAGCAGCGATCGGAACGTCTCATTGCCAGCGTTGTGGTGGCTTTCATTCTGTGCTGGTTCCCTCACCACATCTTTAACATCCTGGATGTCATTTCTGTTGAAATAGAGCTCTCTAATGAGAAGATGTCTTTGGCACTGGAAGAAATTGTAGACAAAGGAGCATACATCTCTGGAGCACTTGTATTCATCAGTAGCTGTATTAACCCTCTGCTTTATGCTTTTGCTGCACGAAGGTTTCAGAACCACCTGAGGTTTGCCAAGATGTCAAAGCTATTTGAACAGATCAGTCAGACTGTGGCAGAggaagacaagaaaagaaatctggTTGTAGCCAAACATGAAGATCCTTTGGTAGGCATAGAAAATCTCTAA